Proteins encoded by one window of Musa acuminata AAA Group cultivar baxijiao chromosome BXJ2-9, Cavendish_Baxijiao_AAA, whole genome shotgun sequence:
- the LOC103997988 gene encoding uncharacterized protein LOC103997988: MLCWCSSLLCFILRMAFFPQEDKSKLASNGSKSLPELLRKACAQCHGSGLRTLSNLSSVDESTLDGDLDHKQLIILEIRSRAMKTKSRPHELLFSGKLARAVSPTTGRAHITGEEEHDDDDESEAFFSVKSCFSCCSTDGSTELEEFGSLLGEFRHCEGWPFGLRRRAVALPPLPSSPSDSWMWHKRNLVTRTSPKSLALKP, translated from the exons ATGCTTTGTtggtgttcttcccttctttgctTCATCTTAAGGATGGCTTTCTTTCCTCAGGAAGACAAATCCAAGCTCGCATCGAATGGTTCCAAATCCCTTCCGGAGCTCCTCAGGAAGGCTTGTGCTCAGTGCCATGGCTCCGGCCTCAGAACTCTTTCCAATCTGAGCTCCGTCGATGAGAGTACTCTTGACGGTGATCTCGATCACAAACAG CTGATAATACTGGAGATTCGAAGTCGAGCGATGAAGACGAAGTCGAGGCCTCATGAGTTGCTATTCTCAGGGAAGCTCGCTCGGGCTGTGTCACCGACGACAGGAAGAGCGCATATAACCGGAGAGGAAGaacacgacgacgacgatgagagCGAGGCATTCTTCTCGGTGAAGAGCTGCTTTTCTTGCTGCTCCACTGATGGTTCGACAGAGTTGGAGGAGTTCGGCTCGTTACTGGGAGAGTTCCGACACTGCGAAGGGTGGCCTTTCGGCCTGCGCCGGAGAGCTGTTGCCCTTCCACCGCTGCCGAGCTCTCCTTCGGACTCTTGGATGTGGCACAAGAGAAACCTTGTCACTAGAACTTCGCCAAAAAGCTTAGCTTTGAAACCATGA
- the LOC108953770 gene encoding uncharacterized protein LOC108953770 isoform X1, which yields MSLKGLQFWFSLNFKLLCLRSVRKFKVSFYKWVLRRCRQITLLKAAFGISMLYSSHNSILLMIHMILLLGDTYLKIMLRESSLFLNLVDMDPKGKKLIRISFGHTQLQFLLEYITCLLSRANRWKMEPHS from the exons ATGTCATTGAAAGGCTTGCAATTTTGGTTTTCCTTAAACTTCAAATTACTTTGTCTCAGGTCCGTGAGGAAATTCAAAGTATCTTTCTACAAATGGG TTTTGAGGAGATGCCGACAAATAACTTTGTTGAAAGCAG cTTTTGGAATTTCGATGCTTTATTCCAGCCACAACAGCATCCTGCTCATGATTCACATG ATCCTGCTTCTAGGAGATACTTACCtgaagattatgttgagagagtcAAGCTTGTTCTTGAATCTGGTGGATATGGATCCAAAGG ggaagaagctgatAAGAATCTCCTTCGGACACACACAACTGCAGTTTCTACTAGAATACATTACATGCTTGCTCAGCAG AGCCAATCGTTGGAAAATGGAACCACATAGCTGA
- the LOC108953770 gene encoding phenylalanine--tRNA ligase alpha subunit, cytoplasmic-like isoform X2 codes for MGFEEMPTNNFVESSFWNFDALFQPQQHPAHDSHADPASRRYLPEDYVERVKLVLESGGYGSKGYGNDWKGKKLIRISFGHTQLQFLLEYITCLLSRANRWKMEPHS; via the exons ATGGG TTTTGAGGAGATGCCGACAAATAACTTTGTTGAAAGCAG cTTTTGGAATTTCGATGCTTTATTCCAGCCACAACAGCATCCTGCTCATGATTCACATG CAGATCCTGCTTCTAGGAGATACTTACCtgaagattatgttgagagagtcAAGCTTGTTCTTGAATCTGGTGGATATGGATCCAAAGG ATATGGTAATgattggaaagggaagaagctgatAAGAATCTCCTTCGGACACACACAACTGCAGTTTCTACTAGAATACATTACATGCTTGCTCAGCAG AGCCAATCGTTGGAAAATGGAACCACATAGCTGA
- the LOC103997989 gene encoding uncharacterized protein LOC103997989 — protein MKKNTEKLFFKCTRWQVEETTDLVNCPYHYFCDSAYEGDYPPAVDLSVLLFAVSCFLSATVFTLVELRCRRSSVDVSNGRRWKRRYLLPSGPIALPLLVLIFANGRRIGTIFPLTHVGPALLQLAYVSALAFRNRAATDIKYAVLEASTVSGILHASLHLDSVLLPYYTGLAALRQSTLSGLCASCVCRREALALGGSLIGYRGWSKTTVSTATALCSRMACRIYGEEKLSSVIRMTLEATSWLLVAADSLDLMVVAAAQGSRFRMMVYGGLCALILLNFLRLVVHLSARAAAKMHHTEKKVEFLL, from the coding sequence ATGAAGAAGAACACAGAGAAGCTGTTCTTCAAGTGCACCAGATGGCAGGTGGAAGAAACCACCGATCTGGTCAACTGCCCTTACCATTACTTCTGCGACAGCGCCTACGAAGGAGACTACCCGCCCGCCGTCGACCTGTCGGTGCTGCTCTTCGCCGTTTCGTGCTTCCTCTCAGCCACCGTCTTCACCCTCGTTGAACTCAGATGCAGGCGGAGCTCCGTGGATGTCAGCAACGGAAGAAGGTGGAAGAGAAGATACCTGTTGCCTTCGGGTCCGATTGCGCTTCCTTTGCTCGTCCTAATCTTCGCAAACGGGCGCAGGATCGGCACCATATTCCCTCTGACACACGTCGGTCCCGCCCTCCTCCAGCTCGCCTATGTCTCAGCCCTGGCTTTCAGAAATCGCGCCGCCACCGACATCAAGTACGCAGTGCTCGAAGCTTCGACTGTTTCAGGAATTCTGCATGCCAGCCTGCACCTGGATTCCGTCCTCTTGCCTTACTACACAGGGTTGGCAGCTCTGAGACAGTCTACTTTGTCCGGCCTGTGTGCATCATGTGTGTGCCGTAGGGAGGCATTGGCACTCGGAGGAAGCCTGATTGGCTACAGAGGATGGTCCAAGACTACAGTGTCGACGGCCACTGCTCTGTGTTCCAGGATGGCGTGCAGGATTTACGGAGAAGAAAAGCTGAGCTCCGTGATTAGGATGACACTGGAAGCAACAAGCTGGCTTCTGGTTGCAGCGGACTCCTTGGATCTGATGGTGGTAGCTGCTGCACAAGGGAGCCGGTTTCGTATGATGGTTTATGGAGGCCTTTGTGCTCTGATCTTGCTCAATTTCCTCAGGCTGGTGGTTCATCTCTCGGCTCGGGCAGCAGCAAAAATGCATCACACTGAGAAGAAGGTAGAATTTTTGTTATGA